The genomic DNA GAAATACTTGAAAGAGGTGGAGTCGTTCGATGGTGAAATGTATGGAATTATCATTGTACTGTACGTTCGTTTCTTCTATACGTTTAAATGTAGTACGTAATGGTAGCATTTAACATTCTTTTTCACATTCCTTCTCTTATTGTGAATCCTGTCTGTTTGACCTCGGTAGATCGTAAAGTATAAGCCAAAGCGTAGTTAATAATTTACGACAAATATGCCAATTGAATGAAGTTTGGACACTTGGAATGAAGGCAGGACACTTTTGTTCCAATAATCTCTAGGTAAAACATAATCATCTACATTTATGTTATGAAGTATTCATACACAAGCACAATAGTAAATTCTGAAGCAGGTTCACCAAAGCGTTCCGATGAAAATGTATGTTTGCAACAGATGTCCTGCAGCCTCTACCGGCAATAATCGCAACTATGGAACTCGCAGCACTATTGCATTTAGTACAGGTAATTGGTATTGCTTTTCAACGATTTAACCAAGGAAAGGTGGCTGGGGTAAAGCTCTcgagaaatgaaatgaaatcagAGGTGAGTTCAAAGCTCGGATGACACTAGTTGGTTGGCAGACAGCGACCTTGAGTAACGTCGGTGTCCATGTTGTGTTCAGTGTTGACTTTTGACTCGTGAGGAGGATGAGTTCGTAGCTGTTGCCATCTATATGTCCAACCACACTGTGTGCAGAGCAGTATTAGCATTACGATTACCTAGTAGAGCCTTTGGTGGTGTCTTGCCAATCTCCAAATCTTTGTGGTTTTGAACCGGTTGGTCTTTTGGTAAGCTTATGCTTTGTATTAGAGCCACAGATAAAAGTTTATTATCTAGGAGCTGGCATGACTTACAGTAGATGGTCCTCAGAATTCCCACCTCCTAATCTTGGATGGATATATCGTTCTAGCTCTTCTCTATCGCTTGGCTAAAACGCATCGGTTGTACTAGAATCTTCCAAAGTAGTCCTTAAAAGTCCTCAAAAGTTTGTGGCCTTGGATTTATGATTTTCTTGACTCGGGAATCAGTTCAGACACTCGGGAGAACGATCTGGATAAGGTCTCCCTATTGCCATAATCATTCACAGTTCAAAAAGACGAATTACATTACTTTTATTGCGTCACAATACAGTATGTGATTTGTACCAATTGAATCAATTGTCCCTTCGTGACAAGTTTGCATCGGCACAAATCGATCCTAATTGTTGGTCGGTTTGCTTTCTGCCAAGGGATGGAAACCTTTCAAGGCCGAACGGTTTTTCCTTCTGTCCCATATCAACTTTGCTCGCTTCCATTGAGTCCTACGGTGTAAGCATAAATGACGATAATGATAGCAAACTGTCTGCTCAGCTGAATGTGTACGTGATTCGGTGATTCGTTTCACATATTCCCTTCGTACAGGTGTTCAATAGAGCATGGATAGGGTAGGTGAAGCTGGACAGGACACAGGATAGATGTAGACGACAATAGAACGATGAGCAATCAATAAATGGGACGACATACTTCGGTGATagtaaaaaaggaaagaagtaTTCTCTTATCGAGTCACTGTGTCGAGAGTGATTTGCAGATATTTATGTTTGTAAAAGGATCCACAAAGAGTATCCTCTTGTATGAGTTGGTTGGAGAGTTGTATAGAGACTCGAAGTCACTAGACTTAATTCGTCTCTTAAATGTCTCTTACAAAATATTTCCATCACCATTATCTTACATTCAAACAAGTATCATCTTATCTTAAAGAGCTCTTTTTTCTACTGTTGCCTTGATCACTTTATCCTTCTCGGTTGTTCCGCTGGCATGTCAAAGAAAAGGGGCAAAACAACATCTTATCTTTCATCGCTGTCAACAGGTTTTGGTCACTTTTTTGCTCgccgccaccatcatcatcatcaaacaaTCGAGACGTCCAAAATTTTGGCTCGCGTTTTTCGTCGACACTTTCCGAAGCAATATCAATTTCCTGCCCTGGCGCTCCATTTTCACACGGTTTTTCTCTGCTTTCCTTTCCCTgagcgggggaaaaaagcacaaCCAATTCAGATTCGGCGCACTTGTGTAGTACACACTTGACGACCCTTCCCCTTCCACGTTGGCCACAGAGAGATGGCCAGTCACAGATCTAGATCTTGTGTAGCGAGCGCAGGCACGAAAGACAGCACGGCTTACGAAAGCACCAAACGAGGcagaaaattataaattccTGGGTAAATATTTGAATTCAATTACTAAGCATCGTAGGCTTAAATTGTTTGTGCTACTACACTGTTGCGTTCGTTCGCATTGCTGTTGGTTGAAGCAGTCTCCGCTCTGTTGAGATGGTGTCCGAAAATATATACTGTCCGTCCGTCAGACGGAATGTGATGGGAAATATTTCGTCTGACCATTGCGAAGGACCATTTAATGGCCGAATGGAACAATTCTTCGTAtcagtatgtgtgtgtgtaccaagGTTGTCGACCTCTTTGGGTTGAAGGAGCCAAGTAAATTGATGCTAGACAATTTGATATTTATTTGTTAAAGTGCAAACGTAGGCATTTTTGATGGGTAAACTCTTGGCTAAGGAATCCATACGACAGCGGTAGGATGAGGATATGCTCAATCACTGGAAtattgtatttaaatttatggTCTGTCGAGTAAAATTGGGATATGGGTCTCGAACGTTACTAGGCGCAATATATTTTAATTGAGTTAAATTGTGGATTAAAGTCCTTTCTGTCCAAGGACGATAAAGCCGATGAAAGGTTCTACGGTACATAATATCTTTGCTTGTGGAGGCTATTGTAGATACTGTAGCAagatactctctctctctctctctctctctctctatgaaGTCGCTTTTTCTAAGCAAAAAAGCATATAAAAGATATCTGCAGAAACTTTCTTTTAATGCAATTACACCGTGCACTTTGTGCCATCAAGCATGGTCAGCAATTAACAAACGCATGCATCAAGTTACACTGACCGTGTTTTTACAACCAACAAGGGTAGTAAAGTAAGAGCATCGTAATGCTTTGCCTAGTTTTGAAGCTGCAACATAAACGTTAGCATCGAATAGCTCTTCTGCATCAGTTCCGCGAAACTGTGCATCGAGATTTCACCGTGCGCACCGTAACTGAACCTTAACGATTGCTGTGACTGAAGAATTACCAGCAGAATCGTACGCCGAACGCTGCGGTACTCGTGACGGTAACGGACGGAAAATCGCAACAGTCTAGGCCAATCGAAATTATACAGGATCGTTCCAATCTGTCGATTCTGTCGAttagaagcaacaaaaaaaagtgaaggCAACATTGTGAGCTATTTGCATTTCTAATGCATACGGCAATGCCGCAGCATGCATTATTCAGGCGCTTACCAAATCGTTCAAATCTTCCACTCCCCGGCAGAGCAGTAACGATTCGAGGATGAGAAATGAGGCAAACAGTACGTACGCCATACTGTAGCCGGTGAAACCTTCGAAGGAAACGACGAAAAACGAGTCCGCTATCAGGCCGAACGTGCAGTAGTACTGCAGAAACGCAAACGGTGCTACAATCGATCGAAAGATACGTAGATTTCTGTAAAGAGATGTGTGAAGTACGTTAGCACATGGGAGGAAATCACATGCCGCCGATGGTACACAGTACTCTAGCAGCTCCACATGCCGTTTGATGCGTATCGTTAGCTCGGCCTGAAGTTTGTTCCAGCAGGCCCTTTCGGTTTGATCCTGGTCCATTGTATCGATTCGCTCCTGATCTGGCAGAAGCGTTTCTTCTAGCTGCCGAAACGATCTTGCCAACAGTTCCATCTCAAGTCGAAAGACTGCCAGCAGCATATAGAATCCGATAAAGGACAGCACGTAGATAATGCCCCAGCAAGCGGTCACCATTCCGTACACAATCTGTACCGCCGGTCCGCCCAACACGCGTCCATTGTACTGGAACATAAACTCGGGCCGTGTTAATAGAAGGCGAGCGAGAAAACACAACGATTCCACTGTGATGGCCGAGATGAGCACTACCAGGAAGCGATTGTTGTGGCGATAGAGTTGGGAGCGCTGATCCTGTGCCCACTGATCCTCGTTCAGATAGGTGCGATCGTTTAGAAATGCTTGCAGCTTGCGTATCGTTGGGTAGTTCAGTTCGACCAGTACTAGCCGCAGTAAGGCACCGCTGCAAAGTCCGAGCGCACCAAGCACGTTAGCCGACGCGGTACTGTACTCCCAGTTGCTGAACGTCCAGTAGGTTTTGTAGCAGTAGGAAAGATAGGACAGCAGGTAGAACGTGCGGTACACCGTCCAGAGCAGCTTTTTCCACGTCCACCGTGTGTTGGGGCTGTGGTAGTGGAGCGCAAACACGGTACCGAAGGTGTTGAGAAGATTGAAATAATCTACCGTGCTGGTGAAGGTGAAGAATTTGTCCCAGTACTTGCGTACCAGCGGTTTTCCAGGAATGCGTTCCGGCACCATGGCGCGCTTTGCCATGCTTGCCCGCGTTGCGAACTTGAGTGTAAATCAtggtgaatgtttgttttatataGCAAACGCTTGTGACGACGGAGTAAAGGGAACGATAAAAGACGAGAGCTTTCTTGTGGTGCAGCAGTTGTTTATGACAGCgcctgttgtttttcttctcttgccCGAACGATTAAAGGGTAAAGATCAAAGTGACAGGGGATCTGTAATTAATCGGTCCAGAGGAATGAAGGTCGTTTTAAAACGATGTATAGTTAATGACATTCTTGAGTGGTTTTgccggatgtgtgtgtgtatgtttgcatGGAGAATCGTTAATGCAGTATTAGGTGTATTACCATTCTCTAGCGGAAAAAAACTCCCCAACAAACGTTGTCACTCCATATGGAGAACGTATAGTAATTATTGCTTGAAGCGAGAGAAGTCcagttgatgttttttttttcgctgccaAACGTCAACAACCTTATCTGTCGAAGTGGTGATGCGGAGCTTATCTCGTAGAAATGCATGTAGAAAAAAGGAGCTTCAGCAACATGGAAATCCTAAATTGAACATTTTgaatcaaacagaaaaaataatatGATTGTTTAATTATAGGTTTCCTAAGCTATTTCTGAAAACTTTTGATTCAATTGGGGATTGAAAggtaaaaaatgaaaatttttgctaattttatgaaaaaaaaattggtatAATATTTGAACTCTTACTGCTTCATTATTGTTATGCTCACCAGAAGCACCGAAATATGCAGAGCATTTTCATTAGACTTTTGTCTCAGTTCATCAGGGGCAGATTTCtcaatattatttttcattatattttctttttgcattttGATTTTAATAGCTCAAACTcattttttaaaacttttaaaacttttttttaaacttattttttaatatttttaataatattttaataattcaAGCGCTtcccttacttacttacttatcagacGCTACAAccgcggtcttggcctgctgcaacaatcctcgataccgctcacggttcagcgccgtcgtctgccaatcagttatcccggccgttctggcggacgcatcaacgccatcactccatctcaatttgggcctgccacgcctcctctgtccgtgtggacggcctaaaaggactttacgggctgggttgttcggtgtcattctcatgacgtgatcagcccaccggagcctggcgagtctaatgcgctgtacgatagtgagatcatcgtacagctcgtagagctcgtccttgtagcggctcctccattgtccttccacacaaaaggggccaaaaatccttctgagcatcttcctctcgaacgcggctaagagggcttcgtcagttttggacagatttGTGTTCTGTacaaatgttctgtacagtcccagtttcgtccgtcgcgacaggtatttggAGTGGAGAAGTGAAAAGAAATGACtccaaaaacattaaaaaaaatggtttaaaacaaaataatccaTTAGAATCTATTTTAATCTGAGctgcttttaaaaaaatgatgtttcattttgtattGGCAATGAAAATGTTATAATATAAGTTCCAGTTTAGATAAAAATTCTAGTCCAATTGGACTCCTATACTATCGGTTTCGTGTTTTCGAGAGTTTTTCTCTAACAACCGAGATCGACAATAGACATCCGTTTCTGGCCTTCACGGTTTTCTAGTTTTTCTAACTTACTTTACGATTTTAATCACATTTCCAGGAAGAAGTTATTAATCTTCAATAGGAAAAGTAAACTAGAACCGGTTTGTTCATAAATCACAACGCCACGCGTATCACAGCTGTCTAGTGCAGTTGATCTTTTACGAATTGCTCTCCGCTGATGATTGGCATGTCCCCGTACAAAGCTGACACCaggcagcagctgctgctgcttctactGCTGTACACCATCGTGCATCGTTTCGCCGTAAACGAAACACGGGagtgtgtttgatgttttgaaCATGTAGTACTGGTGCATAAAAAGCATAACGGCGTGATAGGAGGCGCACaaaagcattaaaataaaactaaccAGTTCGACCTTCAAACGAGGCTAGTTCCGGGAACCTTTTCAACATTGTCAAATCCAGATACGATTGACAAGTATACTGGTGATGAATGAAATAGGCACATAATgcgtgtcttttttttttaaatgcctaCACACGTGCGTTAAATTTTATGGTTTAAAAGATCCTGTGGTGATAACAAGGAACCCATGTGaagaaaataagaaacttTATTCTATAAATTTGTCATGTGTGTACTTGTTTATTATATAAAGAAATATTCTtgcttttatgtgtttttaaaAAGATGCAAGCTGTTCAAAGTAAAGTCAAgcaaaaagattttttttatttattcataaaaTATCAGtcataaaatatgtttttattaaaaaaaaaaaattttacttcAATAATATAAATGACACAATATCCAAGCATATTACCAATTCTCGTACCGAAACACATACGTCAAAATAAAGTATAATGTTTTTCCCGCGACTGTCAACCGTGATTGAGTAAGTGATTGTACCAAATCTGACACGCCGCTTCTAACTATGACAGGTCGACCAAAACAGGCACAAGAAATATCAGGCAGCGGACAAACTTTTGACAATCAAGTAGAAAAATATCATTCACACCAACCACTCGCTATTTTCGTGGAACCGTCGTGAAACGGTTAGACAAGCAGTTGACTTCATCTGCTCGGCTACATCAAATTTGGCGTGAATTGTGTAGCCTTTAAGTTTATTTCGCCCTGATGACTGCCTGTCATTGTCACTTTGCTTTGAAGGCAGGCATTTTTCTACGGAGTCGTTACGTTCCATTGGTTGGAAGTATTTTCTGCGGGCAGACATGTTCTTTTCGCCGATGGTTTTTCTCCATCGCCAAAGCTCTCTGATACAGCTGTTTTGGGTGGTTTGAGGTTGAAGGTGTCAAATATGTTCCGAAATAAACCACAGGAAAAAGAATCCACCATTGACGGTGATGTTTCAGATTGCGTCGACGTCAGGACGCACCCGATTCAAGGTGTTAGGCTGCTGCTGATTCAATAAACATACCTTTCCGGGCATCACGACCGGGCCCGGCGGTGGGAATAGAATTTCATGGCAATTCGATTTGCTGCTTGAACCGTGTATGTAGAGCACGGCTCTGTAACGTCGTAGGAAGCTTGGCCTGTTTTTTATAGTTTAACATGAAGttgatgaagcaaaaaaaaaaacacggaatAGCAAACCCACTTATCCGGATTCCTCACATCGATCGTAATGTGATAAGCGAAGCATAAGCTATTTCGTAAACCTCAAACCCTCTTCGAACTGGTTTCCGGAATATTGATGGTTGCTAGCAGCAATCGGAATTCGCCTCATTCGGCATCCGCCCGGTGGCGATGACTGTGGTGCCGGCAAAATAGTTGAATTAGAGTGTAAAACTGTTGCCAACGGGTTTGGTTTGAACGCTTGTGgtaacacaaacatacacacacgaaaagaaaaaactagtTTCCATAATGAATTATTAAACTGCAACACATGCAAAAAGGAAGGCGAGCACAACACGCTGGGGCAATATTTTGTGAACCGCAAAAGTAATTTCAAACTCATGTACACTTCTCACAGCGACAGCTGCGTTGTGGTGCAGTTGTGGGTTTTTGCAGAAATTTCGATTTCGAAAatggtgtgtttttctttcttccaatTTAATGTATGCATCGTGTAAAAGCTGGTACTACTAACACGTGCAACATGTTTGGTGAAGAGCTATTTTTTAAAACTTATAGAGCGCCACCTAAACCAGCTGGTACAGCAAGCAAGCCAAGGAGGATGCTTACAAACTTGACGGActgctagtttttttttttttttacattttgtacctcaaacaatatttaaaaaacaataaatattcaaataaaaatcgttcaaaatatgttttttttttattttaaggtCAACATTTTGGTGTAGCAAACCGGCTTGCTGATTGATTCTCAGAAATCATTTTCTCGCAATGATGCCACTTCTGTGCAAATGCGGATGATGCTGCACACAATGGGTGGGCCCAGTGAAAGGATAgagttaaattttaaatccaaATTGGATCCTTTATTAAATTTCTATTACCGTGGCAGCTGAACCGTATGATAAAATCATCCCAAATAACATGGTACTGGCGCAAGCGAGTGAATGGATGAACAGCGCACTGTAGTTTGTCGAAGCACGCTTTGAGAATCGAGCTCGAAATGTTCTTGGAACGTTTATAtaaaacgaggaaaaaaaatcccattgcGTTGTTGGTACAGCGTGTTAACAATTTTTTCGTAATCACATATGGGATCAAACTGACAATCTAATTTTAACATCTATTTTGTTGCGCCCTGTGACATCGCGCAttgtggaagaagaaaaaaaaacaacaatttgaATTGATTAAAAGCTTTTTCCTGAGAACCCGTTGCTTTCGATGCTATTATGATGAaataccaggcgtctccatcggacGGATCACCGGTTTGTGATGCGTATTAGTGAAAGGCGCATAATTGAATTATAATTTTGTGCACACgaaatgtaattaattttgGCAGCTGGTTTCCTTTATTGTTTGCATTTGATCTGCTGTTTTGTGCACGTGAGGACCGGTCTCGACCGTACAGCTATGCTAAAAGTAATCcattttttgaaatatttttcaagcAAAAAAGGCTTAAATTGATATTAATTGCAAGGAAAGGATCCCTTAAAACTAAAATGAGATTAGGTTAATGGGAAAAACTTGTGAAATTCAATTGTTTCTGATaaaccaccaggcgcctccatcacttgttcatttatttgaaatttcaaatataaaaataattatcaaaaattgtttttattttaaatcacaAATTCCAACTAAAGAGCTCTTAGCATCATTTTACGTCCAAGATAAATCTAGAagcgtgtttttctttgctaaaAACGTCCTAGAGTCTTTCAACGACAGCCAGTTCGCTATGGACGTTGTCCATACACTACCAACCTTTTCAAACTGCACGCATTTCGCTAGCTTTGTAGTTCATTTCCACAAACCAACACGTGAGCTGTTCATCGTGAAAAAGCTATTCATCCACCTCTCCAGTACACCGGATCACACTTGGACCAGTCGACGCAAAAGCGTTTTAGTACAAGCTTTTTTCCGCGTTCACTCGAAGGTGCATCTGGCTACGATTCATTTCGATTGCTCTtgggtgagtgagtgtgtggtgTATGTTTTATTCGTTCAATTAGTTTCATTTCGTTGCGTTGTGGCCGTGTTTTGTGGGCTGGACTGGTAtgtagattttatttttaacacatCTAAAAGAATACCAAAGCGCGGAGTGCAAAGGCATGCAACGGCACGCATCAACCATAACAAAGGCGAAGGCAGGTTAAGTTGCGGTTCGTTGTGATGGTATATTAATGCTAGTTGttgatgcttttttgtttggctttatTATTTTGCAACGGATACGCGGGACGCATCGTTTGATGCTTCAAAAAGTGTGTGACGTTGTGTCATGCTGGTGTTAACCCAGTTTTGCTCttttaattgctttatttttgaaaaggaataaaagaaaaaaatattacttatGCACATCatgttttcctttcaaaaGTGCATTTACACTGAACAtcaaaagttttctttttctttctacgTTTACCCACTCTAAGCTTTTAACTGTGCATTGCCATTGCGAACGATTTATTTAACACAAAACTCACCAACCACACCGTCCACCAActgaaaaccgaaaaaaaaacactgaagAATCATTATCATTTCAACCATAAAATCGCGGTTTTTACGGTCCGCGTAGTCGTAAATAATCGGCAAAAGTTCATTAGGTATTGATTAATAGTCTGCAATTGAGCTAATTGGCCTTTGTTAGACGAACCGTTCAATACCGACCACGTTTCAAATCGGGCTGAAAATAGTATCAATCTTTCCCTTGACGGTGGCCGATAGCAGCATATCATGGTTCAGTTTCGTTCGCACCGTTAAGAGTACGCCGTTGCCGAAATCTCTGGagcgaaaaataaatgtacaatCAATCGCAAACATGGTTTGATTTATGCTCGGTTTGATTCGGCAGGAAGTCATTATTTGAATGAGATGTTCATTGGTGATTTAAGGGATTGATTCAAGCGAAAACCTTTTGTTTTGACAATAGCCCGTCTGGTGCAATCGGTGTTTCGTGCCCAAGGAGTAGAAGGAAAGCAATGGTTTGAGCTTGATTGACGATTTACTTACTGATTAGTGTGCCTTTGGAGCGTGGCTGAGAGTAGCTATCGCGCACGGTACTTGTGCAATGAGTATAATTATAGGTTTTAATAACTTAATTACGTGTTTAGTAATGAGAAAAGCCACACCAACCTTACTGTACTAAAAAATGTGATACCAGTTACAAGGTGAGAAGTATGGCAAAGTTGGAAAGCACTTGGAAGATTGAGTTGGAAGCAGAGTAAATATCAGGATTAAGTACAGGTTTGGTGCAGTAATTAATCGAATTAGCTCATCTCTTTAAATTAAAGGTTCTTAATTAAAAGAGCACCTCATGATGGTAGCGAGCTTTAATGTGCCATGTCATAATTTGTTGCTTCAAACCGAAGTTCTTATGTATGCGAGCTTTGCGATAAGATGCtttgaaattttgaaatgCAAAACAGGCTACTATTTACTCACAAGTCACATCATTCTATCCACATTGTTCACTTAAATATAACAATCtatattatatttttcttgACTTTTATGATTTAGGTATGTACAGTCCGTATAACATTcaataatatttgttttaaaatagttGTATATAAGTTTTTTCAAATACTGTTTTAACTGAAAATAAACATCAAGGCACACTAAGGAAATCGTCATCGCTTAAGCGCCAAATTTGACGATTGTTCTATCAAGAACGACAGTTGTTTAAATAAAGTGGACATGAGTTCTAAAATGACGTGACTTAATCAGATGGCCCAACATAAGGACAAATTTTAATAGTTGGTGAAATATTCCATCAAATTGGACTTGATACCTTCATTGCTTTGACAGTTAAAATTGTGGTAACATATGTGTTAAAGAATCAGTGTGCCAGTTTTAACCTGCAAACTTGTATATCTTGTCTTTTGGTAAACCTTTAAAGAAGAATTACCTCAAAATTACACTACACCTAACGTGTTTAAAATTCTGTAAATGATTTGTAAGTATTCAAAGTTTCACCAGCCCTCAGCGCTGAAACGACACGCTTTTGATTCTGATTCTCCTATTTAAAACCAACTTTAGACGGTGACATCAGCGAGTAGGTAATATCAACAACAGGGTCTCCCGCCGCCACCAACCATCAACAAATAGTCCAATGGTGGTCATCATTTTGCAATCTTCCACAACCTTTAGGCTAGTTGTGGAAGCATCCGCAAGCAAATCTTTCCACAGCATAGTTGCTTGAGGCCTAGTTGGTTCCGCAAGCGGCCACATGGGAGGGCTTCTTTGTGCTGCCACAGTTTTGCCTACATTCGCAAATGCTTCGTTTAAGCGGTACACACCGTATCGATATTCGTCGAGCTGGGCAAACCACTCGGAGGAAAGGTTCGCCACTGCCCGGACGATGATGACTTTACATAAACTTGCTTTGTTGATACCGTTCGTGCACAGTAGAGGGAGGAGGCTTGTACTGGGCGTCCCATTCTTTGGTGACGGTTAACCATAAGATATTTCAACATCCAGCGGCTCGCTCGGGCTGAAGTAGTGTAGATCCCTTTTTCTGGGTCGTAAAATTCATGCTTGGACGGCTAGCAAAATAAAGACATTCGGGTAGAAGCGACCTCATCGGCCCGCCCCGTAGAAAATCGC from Anopheles stephensi strain Indian chromosome 2, UCI_ANSTEP_V1.0, whole genome shotgun sequence includes the following:
- the LOC118503850 gene encoding uncharacterized protein LOC118503850; translation: MAKRAMVPERIPGKPLVRKYWDKFFTFTSTVDYFNLLNTFGTVFALHYHSPNTRWTWKKLLWTVYRTFYLLSYLSYCYKTYWTFSNWEYSTASANVLGALGLCSGALLRLVLVELNYPTIRKLQAFLNDRTYLNEDQWAQDQRSQLYRHNNRFLVVLISAITVESLCFLARLLLTRPEFMFQYNGRVLGGPAVQIVYGMVTACWGIIYVLSFIGFYMLLAVFRLEMELLARSFRQLEETLLPDQERIDTMDQDQTERACWNKLQAELTIRIKRHVELLENLRIFRSIVAPFAFLQYYCTFGLIADSFFVVSFEGFTGYSMAYVLFASFLILESLLLCRGVEDLNDLNRQIGTILYNFDWPRLLRFSVRYRHEYRSVRRTILLVILQSQQSLRFSYGAHGEISMHSFAELMQKSYSMLTFMLQLQN